Below is a window of Impatiens glandulifera chromosome 2, dImpGla2.1, whole genome shotgun sequence DNA.
aatcgtagttggcttctagcaaagcactacgactcctaaaataatcggattaaattatatctgttaatttgtcctatccaaatttagtcattgcacattaaattaaaggacacaattccttcacGAGGCTGTGGCATCCGAACTGCAGCAGAGTTACCCtgtattatatatgtaataGACTTTTCTTTTACACAATTTTGAaatccaaaaacaaaaaaattaaatagaaaaaactGTTTTCAAGgaattttatcatgttttttttctaCAAATTCAGATTCAGCTTCATCTCCATATGGTgttttcaaatgttataaaaaaataacttacatcaaacaagctcatatTGGGTTTTATCTAGCTTAGTTGTTAATTGTAACATACATATCTGTGGCATCGTGTTTTCTTAGTGTTTCTTTTTGTAAATAATGGATATATTCATTATTGAATGTATTGTAAGCTTCTTTTCTGTCTTTTTGTATGCCCATTAGGAAAGAAGGGACTAAAAAAAAGCGGGAGAAAGTGCTGTTCTAAATTCTGCATTATTCAATAAGATTTAGAATGAATTCTGCAATTTTATCTATTTCTATCGGTCTGGTCTTTCTCATGCGCTCTTTCTTTTCTTGAAAAGGGAAATTATGCAGGCCTTCCTTAAATGGTCTCGGAATACTTCTAGTAGAACACTACGGAATACCCAAAAGATATATTGAAGTTATGGACAAAACCAAGAAATAATAAAGAAGAAGTAAGTTCATCATTTGAAAGATTTTGTTTTTGCTTAATTTGCACTATATTGTAGAACTATatggttttcttcttcttctcactTAATGATGGTGTTTGTACTTATGTTCTCATAGATATAGATACATTTTCTCTCATATctacattataattatattaaatcgatttaataatttattaaatatatttattttatttgagttaatataaattgatgattttattaaattataactcacaaattaatagataataaaatataattaaaaattttatgtatagaaccaaataataaaaagggtaaaatattaatactaataatatatttttataattctgtttttatttattttattttacttattatatatttctattatattaaaaattagtattaaaaacaaattttactttAGATAGCCGTATACTCGATGCCTGTGattaatcaatattttagaTCGGGTTCGAAGTTGAGGTCGTAAAATGGGGAACAAAAATGATTACCTAATCAAGTTCGGGTTCGGAGTCCGGAGATTAGAAGTGTGCGAAATCAAAAGTACTAAAATTTCACttaccaaatttataaatattaaaataattattgtgaataaataaatttaaaatgatcaaaattaatgtcaaaccaagatttaacaattaattagattaattattgtattaattaaatttcaattaataaaaataaagctaagaaaataaaataatttaagataaatgatatattcattttattccaaattaattttaagagttcaaataaattaaataaataaatttagatgaATGTTTatccatttaaattttaaataaattatttataaagccTTAAGAATGtacacaaattaaaataaatagacagaaatatttgtatatttgtgtttatttaaatattttgtaagttaaaaataaaggCAAAaggattaaagaaaaaataattttaaactatcCAAGAAAAAATGGTATAATCTTAGTACAGTCAGAAATAAGAGAAATGGTTGCAATAGACCGCATGACCATCGGATGAGCGCTTGAGTCTCACCCAATGCACACCAAGAAGTTGCGTCGTCGCACGCTGCAACGGAAGAAAGACGTTTCCGCGTAGCACTTGATCAACTATTGCGCACTTCAACGTCATTAGCCCGAACGTGGACAAGACGACTAAACGCAACGGACCGTTGACGGAACGTTGCGCCTTGACGCGTGTTCGCATTTTGGCTCGAAACGACGACGTTTCAACCTTGGATTGTCGTCTTCCTCGCGAAGAACATGATAAACATCGAccgaaacttttgatttttcaaaagtggaacTCGATTAATACTCAACCAAATCCAATATTTTAAAGACTAAATTGATCACCCCTAACATGATGATTATTTCGCCTACGATCATAGGGGTAATGATGCCCTAATTGGATGAGAACGATCATTACCGAAGAAAGCcattaatgttttaaatttgttcatgtgattagaaaaaaaatacacatcCATGATCCATGTCTTTGAGAAGAAGACAAAAAAAACATGGATTCATCCCATCCTCTCCAATTATAAATACCATGCATGTGTTAAAGATCACAAATACCAGAAAGAAATATAAACAAATGGAAGGTAATATTATTCCCTTAAGTGTAAGAAAGGGTGCATGGACAGTAGAAGAAGATACTCTCCTAAGTGGCTATATCCTCAAGAATGGAGAAGGAAATTGGAACTTAATCCCGAAAAATGCAGGTTTATATGTATTGTATTGTTTTCAAATCAGACACaaaaatttactaaagaaacTTATTTGTATATATGATAAACGAATAGGGTTAAACAGATGTAGAAAGAGTTGCCGACTAAGATAGTTAAACTATTTGAGCCCACATATAAAAAGATGAGCCTTTGAATATGATGAGATCATTAGGCTTCATAATCTATTAATCTATCAGGCTATTCAAGTTATGTGCTTAAACCTTGATataaatctttattatattattagaaattgtttaaatgataaatatattaatgcgCCTTTTTAATATTTCATGGAAAAAAAAGCGGGAGTATCAAGCTTGGTAAAGAGCTTTTTAttcaaaacttaaattttataaaaataaataaaataaaagtattttagttgatatttagtgtaatttgatggttgaaattataaaataatgtgttattattaaaataatcaaataattcaaattcaaactagctcctaaacataattataattatttgaagttgattctataataaatttatgatgaaataaatatcctctttttatttgtttatttatttatgtgaatagATGGTCTAATTGCTGGTAAAATTTTGGGAAGAATTGCAAATGATGTGAAGAATTTTTATAATAgtcatttaaaaaatgttacaaaatcTAATTCTACAGTCAAGAAAGTCAATAAAATTCAGACACTTCGAACAAATTAAGTTGAAGCCATATATAAGACCTCAAATTCACGCTTTCtcaaaaaaaactatttttcttcAAAGATAAATATGTTAGCCTAAGAACCCATGACAACATGATTGACAGCATGGAGTGCAattcaggggcggagccaaATACAAGTCGGCCCGGGCTGTAGTCCGGGTAGCCTTAAACAACCTgtatgtattttatcaataacgacggtaaattaccgtcgttattgattatttttcgTCGGTAAAAAACATTGGTGACAGCAAACTATAAAACTtagcccggatagattttttaataaaaagttagcCCGGTTAGGTTTCAACTCCTGGCTCTGCCCCTAGTGCAATCAAGGAAATGCAGCACTACTAGAACCTATACACAAAGAAATGGATAACAATACCCAATTCAAATTGACATATCCAATGAAGAAAGATATGACCATATGTGGCAGCAATACTCATGTTTGGTTGCAGAGAAAGAACAAGAAGATGCCACTCTCTTTGATCCAAACAGTACTGATTGGGGTGACATTTCTTTGGAAAACATCAATATTTGGAGCCTCCTAGAAGATTAAGAATTGTGTTAGTTTAATTCGGTATTGTTTATTTTGATTCTTTGCTTATTAATCAATGGAAATATATGATTAAGAATAATTATGAGCtcatttgaaaaatcaaaatctaTTTCGTGAGCTCGTTAAAATAAGTGTAAAGTCTAGTATGTGGCCTTATAGAAGTTTGAGAAAGATTCTCACAAATAGAGAGCATTTATAATACATGAATTTTTAGAAACATGTATGTTGtttattttgtgtaaaattgttttaacttaaataagaatTGGATCAACTAATAATCAAGGGTGATCAAATTGAAAATGCCTCCAATACCTTATGCTCAATAAGCTTTAACTAAGAGAGTCAAGATTTTGTGTTGACCTCATTTCACTTaggatttgagattttttagttttgtcttcattttaattttgatgctatttattagttttgaaatttATGACTAATCATATAATAGTCtagtttttatttgaattaaatggTTCACATTCTTAAtgaaaaatgaaacataattaagctgaaaaattattttaaattgaagtgattatttgtatattcCCCATACCAGCCAGGCAGCCGCTTAGGCCACCCCTCCCCAATATTAAAAACCTAGTCTACAAAGTTTGAAACTCACcataataagaataagaatcTAGTATAACAATTAACCAACTTAGActagaatattaattttattaaatataataaaaaattattaaacaaaaatgaataaatctAATGCAGTGATAATTtaacttatcatttaatttaatttaatatataaatgacttattttatataagtttatttatagtCACTTATTCTACATATTTAagtgaatatatattaaaaataaaaaaataaaattaattcaaatattaagtacttaaaatttttaattttatcaaatactACATAAAATTCTTACCTTGCTCATTTCATTCTTATCCTCATCCCAACAACTTTGTCTACTTCAACATAAATTTCAACATTATCGCACATTTATCATCGTTACATCTCATGAACCCccatatatatcatctaaataagTCGATAAATTCAATGCTATCTTTATTGTATTGTTTACTCAATTAGACatgaacaaataattataaatagaggGTGGTTGTGACTTGTGAGGATCACCCCAATCATCAATGCCAAatcctataatataggaatgGTAGCTCATTAAATAGCAAGAAAGGTTTCCCTCCAACCAGCCCCCTcctatatattttagatttgttcACTTGATTAGAAAAACTACACATCATGATTCATTCTTTGAGAAGAATACAATAAACATGGAGACCTAAGGATAAATGAGATATGCTTCTTTACAATATTCATGCATTCATCCCATCCTCTCCAATTATAAATACCATGCATGCGTGAAGGAAAGATACACAAATGGAAAGTGATATTGTTCCTTTAGGTGTCAGAAAGGGTGCATGGACGGCAGAAGAAGATACTCTCCTAAGTGGCTATATCCTCAAGCATGGAGAAGGAAGTTTGCACTTAATCCCGAAAAACACAGGTTTACATGTATTTGTATTGTTTTCAAATCGGACACAAAAGTTTATTAGAGAAATTTGTTTGTATATATGATGAACAGACATAGTTAAACAGATGTAGAAAGAGTTTGCATATGATGAGATCGATTTTATCATTAGGCTTCAAGAGAGGAGCATTTGCGTATGATGAGATCGATCTTATCATTAGGCTTCACTATCTATTGGGCAACATGTATAATCGAATAATATTGGAGTTACGTATTCAAACCTTGATATAAACATTATCTATGTTATTAGTAAATATTTGaatgatatttcaaaaaaataaatgttagtaTCAAacttgtaagttttttttttcaaaccttaaatttaaaaaataaaaaaataaataaaaatattttagttgatgaataaatttgatggttaaaatgattatttaatgtgatattattaaaataatcaaataactcaaaatcaaactagctactaaacatatatatatatatatatatatatatatataattatgattattagAAGTTGGATTATGTAATAAATTTAGGATGAAATCAatattcacattttatttatttatttgaatagatGGTCCTGAAAAACTGCAAATGATGTGAACAATTTTTGTATAATAGTCATTTAAAAAAGATTACAAAAGTCAATTCTACTGTCAAGAGAGCTAACAATTCAGATACTCCCGAACAAGGTTAAAGCCATAAGACCTTGAACTCACACCTTTCAAAAAATCTAATTTCCGTGAAAGATAAATTATGTTACCCTAATAACCCATAACAACATGATTGATAACATGGAGTGCAAATCAGGGAAATGTAGCAATACAAGAACCTATGTCCAAGGAAATTGAGAGCAATATCCCAATGAAGAAGGAGATGATCATATATATGTGGCAGCAATACCCATGTTGGTTGCAGAGAAAGAACAAGAAGAGGCCACTCTCTTTGATCCAAACACAGATTCGCGAAGTTGAAGGTTCATTATTTCTAAGGCAGTCTTTGTTTCCTAACCCTCGTTGAGAACTCTACGGACCATTGGCTTGATCTGGCCTACTTCTTTCTTCAACTCTTGTCTTAGATTTGTCATGTCATCAGTTATGCCTTCTAGGGACTATTTAAAGGTATCAGTTGAGAAGTCCTCCGATTTGCCTAGTTCCGCTAGCCGAATAAATATAAGCTCATGCTGTTTGTTCATTTCGTCGAACCGAGCAGATACAGCCTCATGTAGTGGTGCAATAGATTCCTGGACTATCCTCTCGATATACAGCTTATGAATTTATTGAGTTTGAGACCTTGAAGATAAGTGAGAACCACCAGGCATAGATCGAATAGGGCGCACAATGTGGGAACTGACCTGAATGGATCTTTCGGTGCACGCAGGTTTTGCAGACTTCTTCTTTTCTTGACTCGAGGATTTTCTTGAAAGTTCTTTTCGAATAGATGACTTAGGTTCTTCTTTCTTAGACGAGACAAAATTAGTTGTATCTTGACCATCCTCATGGTCTTTTTCCTCAGATTCAGATTCAGTTGGACCGGATGAGTAGATTCAGATCCAGAGAGAGCAAAGTAGGCCACTTTTTCTCTTCTGGGACTTTCGGAAGAACCTCATCAAAACTCATTTCGAGCCATACGCTGGCCCACAGTATGAACATATTTGTTAACTCGTTTGTTTTATCGTCAACCTCGTCAAGGATGCGCCTTATAATCTCCTCGGCAATTTCCTATTCTCTTGCCTGCAAGACAGTCGGGCTGATTGATGAATCATGAGTTATTACATTCTCCTTTGTTATCGGTTCCTCTTCTTCACGGGAGGATACTACTTGATTGGTTTTAGCAACCACCTGCTGAATTGTCTATGTGGGTGATG
It encodes the following:
- the LOC124924191 gene encoding uncharacterized protein LOC124924191, with the protein product MESDIVPLGVRKGAWTAEEDTLLSGYILKHGEGSLHLIPKNTGLHGNVAIQEPMSKEIESNIPMKKEMIIYMWQQYPCWLQRKNKKRPLSLIQTQIREVEVMPSRDYLKVSVEKSSDLPSSASRINISSCCLFISSNRADTASCSGAIDSWTILSIYSL